In Brachypodium distachyon strain Bd21 chromosome 2, Brachypodium_distachyon_v3.0, whole genome shotgun sequence, one genomic interval encodes:
- the LOC112270997 gene encoding uncharacterized protein LOC112270997 has translation MVLATVIASITYAPGLSPPGGIQDGNGPDSPMTPVLHAASLSRYTAFYYSNTAAFALSLSIVVLLASQDLRRSSYVALDVLALLIAYIVGSTFGLKELGVCAGLVLIVPVALVVMSSRVCGRYFWDEL, from the coding sequence ATGGTCCTGGCCACCGTGATCGCCTCCATCACTTACGCCCCCGGGCTCAGCCCGCCCGGCGGCATCCAGGACGGCAACGGGCCCGACAGCCCCATGACGCCCGTGCTCCACGCCGCGAGCCTTAGTAGGTACACGGCCTTCTACTACAGCAACACCGCCGCCTTCGCGCTGTCGCTCTCCATCGTCGTGCTGCTGGCGAGCCAGGACCTGCGGAGGTCCTCGTACGTGGCGCTCGACGTGCTGGCGCTGCTCATTGCCTACATCGTCGGCTCCACGTTCGGGTTGAAAGAGCTGGGGGTTTGCGCTGGGCTGGTGCTCATCGTGCCGGTGGCCCTCGTCGTCATGTCGTCGCGTGTCTGTGGGAGATACTTCTGGGATGAACTCTGA
- the LOC100831634 gene encoding mavicyanin — protein sequence MAAASNYLLLVTLVLFAAASLPPSSAEDFTVGDKQQWAANVNYTSWPDKYRFHVGDWLVFKYQKGMFDVMQVDEAAYEKCDASKPIASYDRGTSFPFQLNHTGRYYFICSKGYCWGGMKVSVLVEPPASEQPPAVAPSTSRAAARHGAASWAALAAALALVGSAVLGLPFAA from the exons ATGGCAGCCGCGTCCAATTATCTCCTCCTCGTGACGCTCGTCCTCTTCGCGGCGGCGTCACTgcccccctcctccgccgaaGATTTCACCGTCGGCGACAAGCAGCAATGGGCCGCCAACGTCAACTACACCTCCTGGCCCGATAAGTACCGCTTCCATGTCGGCGACTGGCTCG TGTTCAAGTACCAGAAGGGCATGTTCGACGTGATGCAGGTGGACGAGGCGGCGTACGAGAAGTGCGACGCGAGCAAGCCCATCGCGAGCTACGACCGGGGCACCAGCTTCCCGTTCCAGCTCAACCACACGGGCCGCTACTACTTCATCTGCAGCAAAGGCTACTGCTGGGGCGGCATGAAGGTGTCCGTGCTCGTCGAGCCGCCGGCGTCCGAGCAGCCGCCGGCCGTGGCGCCGTCCaccagccgcgccgccgcgcgccacggTGCTGCTTCCTGGGCCGCACTCGCCGCGGCCCTCGCGCTGGTGGGCTCGGCGGTTTTGGGATTGCCGTTTGCGGCGTGA